In one Pseudomonas purpurea genomic region, the following are encoded:
- a CDS encoding YbjN domain-containing protein, which yields MTQAQLIVSVSPQSLTDVLQGAGYRVNQTEQNGIVQLLSASQGIGYAVRFGNPAADQGSFVDFTFSCALRVQGELPAGLAELWNASRRFARLSVQGEFLVMEMDVILAAGVSVDHLRSNLELWDRLLQEFIVYLRDYSQHAAQLQAQAEKTEPVPQEEVQSL from the coding sequence ATGACTCAAGCGCAACTGATCGTCAGCGTTAGCCCGCAATCCCTGACCGACGTCCTGCAAGGTGCCGGTTATCGGGTCAACCAGACCGAACAGAACGGTATCGTGCAACTGCTCAGCGCCAGCCAGGGCATCGGTTACGCCGTGCGTTTCGGTAACCCGGCGGCGGATCAGGGCAGTTTTGTCGACTTCACCTTCAGTTGCGCCCTGCGGGTGCAAGGTGAGTTGCCGGCCGGGCTGGCCGAATTGTGGAACGCCTCGCGCCGGTTTGCCCGGTTGTCGGTGCAGGGCGAGTTCCTGGTGATGGAAATGGACGTGATACTAGCCGCCGGTGTCAGCGTCGATCACCTGCGCAGCAACCTGGAACTGTGGGACCGCCTGCTTCAGGAATTCATCGTTTACCTGCGTGACTACAGCCAGCACGCCGCGCAGTTGCAGGCCCAGGCTGAAAAAACCGAACCCGTGCCTCAGGAAGAGGTGCAGAGCCTGTGA